One Massilia sp. 9096 genomic window carries:
- a CDS encoding cohesin domain-containing protein — protein sequence MIGWKKLAGAAALTLACAQAWAVPTLSFSTASAPAALGSPVTVDVRVSGISDLYSYQFGVNFDKALLRFDNVVTGSFLAGGDTSVFGFYDADPTDGTLDFVFDSRIGVQSGASGDGVLATLTFDTLAAGSAALGFTNLLFLDSSAADIAVTAIDGAVQIGATSAVPEPASLALFGIGGAAALLRRRRAGARA from the coding sequence ATGATTGGATGGAAAAAACTCGCCGGCGCCGCCGCGCTGACCCTGGCCTGCGCCCAAGCCTGGGCCGTGCCCACCCTGAGCTTCTCGACGGCTTCGGCCCCGGCTGCGCTCGGTTCGCCTGTGACCGTCGACGTGCGTGTCAGCGGCATCAGCGACCTTTACTCGTATCAGTTCGGCGTCAACTTCGACAAGGCGCTGCTGCGGTTCGATAACGTCGTCACCGGCAGCTTCCTCGCCGGCGGCGACACCAGCGTGTTCGGTTTCTACGATGCCGATCCGACCGACGGTACGCTGGACTTCGTCTTCGACAGCCGCATCGGCGTGCAATCGGGCGCCAGTGGCGACGGCGTGCTGGCCACGCTGACGTTCGATACCCTGGCCGCCGGCAGCGCCGCTTTGGGCTTTACCAATCTGCTGTTCCTGGACAGCAGCGCTGCCGACATCGCCGTCACCGCCATCGACGGGGCGGTGCAGATCGGCGCTACCAGCGCCGTGCCGGAACCGGCCAGCCTGGCGCTGTTCGGCATCGGCGGCGCGGCCGCCTTGCTGCGCCGCCGCCGCGCGGGCGCACGCGCGTAA